The following proteins are co-located in the Citrobacter freundii ATCC 8090 = MTCC 1658 = NBRC 12681 genome:
- the leuD gene encoding 3-isopropylmalate dehydratase small subunit, producing the protein MAEKFTQHTGLVVPLDAANVDTDAIIPKQFLQKVTRTGFGAHLFNDWRFLDEKGQQPNPEFVLNFPEYKGASILLARENFGCGSSREHAPWALTDYGFKVVIAPSFADIFYGNSFNNQLLPVTLSDAQVDEMFTLVKANPGIKFEVDLEAQVVKAGDKSYSFKIDDFRRHCMLNGLDSIGLTLQHEAAITEYEDKQPAFMQ; encoded by the coding sequence ATGGCAGAGAAATTTACCCAGCATACCGGCCTGGTTGTCCCACTGGATGCCGCCAACGTTGATACCGACGCAATCATTCCCAAACAGTTTTTGCAGAAGGTTACGCGTACCGGTTTTGGCGCTCATCTGTTTAACGACTGGCGTTTTCTGGACGAAAAAGGGCAACAGCCAAATCCTGAGTTCGTTTTGAACTTCCCGGAATATAAAGGGGCATCAATTCTGCTGGCGCGCGAAAACTTCGGCTGCGGTTCGTCACGCGAACATGCGCCGTGGGCGTTGACCGATTACGGTTTTAAAGTGGTGATTGCCCCAAGCTTCGCCGACATCTTCTACGGCAACAGTTTCAATAACCAACTGCTGCCGGTGACTCTGAGCGACGCGCAGGTAGATGAAATGTTTACCCTGGTGAAAGCCAATCCGGGCATTAAATTTGAAGTGGATCTGGAAGCGCAGGTGGTGAAAGCGGGCGATAAGTCCTACAGCTTTAAAATCGACGACTTCCGCCGCCACTGCATGCTGAACGGTCTGGACAGCATCGGGCTGACGCTGCAGCATGAAGCGGCCATCACCGAATACGAAGACAAGCAGCCAGCGTTTATGCAGTAA